Genomic DNA from Solanum dulcamara chromosome 4, daSolDulc1.2, whole genome shotgun sequence:
AGAACAAGTAATTTGATTGAAGCAATGAAAACCAGGCAAGAAGATAATATCGTCATGATCAAGAACTTCCTTCAAGTTAGTGCAAACTACCCTGTGATATTCCTTTCCCATTGGACAATTTAGAGCTGAATCTTGATATTGTGCCGATGCTATGGTAATTGCAGCATCACAAGAAACTCAAGGGCTTAAGGCTTGGAGATTTATTCCATGGAGTTGGGGAAGATCATGGTGATCCGAACATGTATGTTGACTTGCTAACTGTTGCTAGTACAGGTAATGCTACTTTTCTTGAAGAACTTCTCAAGGCAAAATTAGATCCTGATATCGGAGACAATCAAGGAAAAACCCCACTGGTATGTCCCCTCGTGGCCTACATTTATGTTCGAAAAAGAAAGACACTGTTTTCATTTACATATAACATTGTTTTCTCTTTCAAACAGTTTATGACATGATTATGTTTCTCTTTCTGATGCATCAGCACATTGCAGCATCGAAAGGGCATGAAGAGTGTGTCATGGTGCTTCTTAGACACGGATGTAACATAAACCTCCGAGGTAGTCATCCTCGATGTATATTATTGTAAACTTCAGCAAGTTAGAATGTTTGACAGGGCTAATTGGCTAAGCAATGTGTTGATTTGTACCACAAAATGCAGATATAAATGGTCACACCGCATTGTGGGAAGCTATAGCAGCAAAACACCATTCAACATTTCGTGTGTTGTACCATTGGGTTTCCGTCTCCGATCCCTACATTGCTGGTGACCTCTTATGCACAGCAGCTAGAAAAAATGACTTGACAGTGATGAAAGAACTCCTAAAACATGGATtacaagttgactcaaaagatcGCGATGGATCAACTGCTATTCATGTTGCAATGGAAGAAAATCTGGAAGACATGGTAAAGCTACTTCTAATGAATGGAGCTGAGATTAACGATAAGTTAAAGTACAAGATTTCTTCAATGAACCTAAGTGACATGCTACAAAAGCGCGAAGTAGGACACAGGGTTATGGTCCCCGACACAATGGATGAAGTTGCTCAAAAATGGCGCGAACAAGAGAAGAAGCACAACTCAGAAAGTACTAGGGATCGAATGTCTTTTAGAGTTGGCATATACAGAGGCCATCCTATGATCAGGAGAAGAACTCATTGCAGTGAACCTGGCAAATTAATTAGTCTTCCAAATTCACTTGCAGAGCTCAAGATCATTGCAGGTAAATTTACTTCTATGTAGTTTCTGATCATATTTCAAACCAAAAAACATCATACGTCTGATAAAACGTGAAAAGAATtagtaatattattattgtttggaACTGAGACGCAGTCGTTAATGTATTGACATGTTGTACAGGTCAGAAGTTTGGATTTGATGCAACAAATGCATCGGTGACGGATCAAGAAGGATCAGAAATTGACTCAATTGAAGTGATAAGAGATAATGACAAGCTATTTATAGTTGAAGATCCAAAGTGCTTGTAGCAATACCTATTAGTGACACTTAAAAAGTGTCTGTTCACATGCATATTATATCACTAAAGAACTAAAATGTATATATGGTGGACATACAATCCTTTCCCATTTGTGTGGCATATAGAGCACTTAAAAAGATGTAATCAGTTCCCTAGTGATGTATACTCAAAACTTTTGCCTGATCTTATAGCAGTGGAAAATCTATTGATGGAATGAAAAGGTTGATATTATTGGTGTTGCTTTAGTAGATTTGAGTCCCACCCTTCATATGATTTAACCCCACAATCTATATACTAAGAGTTAAGGATCAATAGTATTAATTCCTTCCATTCAAATGTCAATCTGAAAATCTTCTGGAGTTGTATCAATGTTCTTTCTAGAGGATACCCCATATAATTTATTGTAGCAAAGGTatttggaaaataaaataatgctttcttaatttttgaaaatgtaaaagggtcaaaaatgtttaaaatggcttaaaattatctacattttaTCTATTGAATCTAAATGCTCTTTACATTAATTTCTAGTCTAAAATTATCCTTCCTTTTAATAGAAGCTGAggctaaatataaatttttcgAATTAAAATATATGACATAAATTTATTGGTTCACATGTAATTAGATTCAACTTATTCACAGCCCAATGCATTAAGCCAAAGTTGTTTTTAATACTCCACAACACCTTATCGTAACAAATAAAAACTGAAAAATCTGCAGGGATACAACAATACAAGTGAGAAAATTGAATACATCCAAACAGTGGTTATTCTCAAAACAACACTTTAAAATACATGGATTAAATCTGCAAAACGCAAATTTCATACATAGTTGATTCCTAGACAGGCCGTTTCTTACAGTGATTAAATCCAAACCAGACTCCATTAGGTAGAAACTTATCATATTTAAAGGTAATAGCAGGACGATCTGGACCGTACACCTTGACGCTCTCCGGTTTCCAGCCGTCCGATCCAACCCTCTTCAAGTTTAGGTAGCAGATCTCATAAATACAGAGGCCACGGATCTGGAAAGTATCCGTAGAACAGCTTTCGAATATCTTCGAGGATGGATTATCTAACCTCGGCGCGTGGACCTCAAATCCGTAAGAATCTCCAAAAGCAACACTGATTTTGTCTCTGGTGTATTTAGTTGAAGAACAGCTTGTTTTGATTGACAACGTGTATGAGCAGCTCCTAGCAGTAGCGGCGCTCTGATTGGTTTCGatgaaaaatagggattttgtTGAAGTTGAAGTAATTGATGTTGCTTGACAGAAACTGAAGAAGAAAACAGCTAAGCTGAGGAACAAGAGGTGACCACCCATTTTCATCACCATCAAATTTTGATAATTGATTAATTATTGCTGTATATGTTGTTGAACATTTAATAGccctcatttttctttttcattttgtttttttacGCATCGGGTATTAACGAAAGATATTTCTATGCAACGTGGCtgctaaaaaattataaattaaatcaaatttggTCCTACTTTTATATAAACCACTACTACTATATTGGATTTGAACTCTATAAGTAATTTAATTTAGTATTAAATGCTAGCTCAccaaataaaatactttttctaTCTCTCTAACACTAATCACTAGACACATGTCAATTGACTCCCTACACACGTTGCTTAATTAATCAAGGTCCAAATATATAGACAACTCCATTTTCtctgtcttttttttttaattaatgattaaTTACACGTTGTATGTTAACTTAATTTAATTGTTATTGTTGAACTTAGAATTGAAATTGTGCCTTgaattgatataaattgattaaTTAGATTGTTAGTTTTGAACCTTGATTAATTACATTGTTGTTGTAGAACTTTCACTTGAACTTTGAATCTAGAATAATGAATGTCTTAATTATTCAGATCTCAGTCCTTAAGTCTGTTTTCAAAATCTGAATTTTAACTAATTATATcttaattattaaatatatttgttttttttaattttacaacCACTTAATGGTTATGAATGATTAAGATCTATAACAAAgttttaatatcattaagatatttatttaaaaaattgtacAAAGATAAGTTCACCGCTACTCCATCTACTTCTACCCACAAGCATCATTTCAATCACACCTACCACCATCATCAGCCCAATCACCACAATCATCGTCATATATAACCATTACCCATTATTTACAACTATTACAAACAATCATTATTACATCTAGGCCTGCGTATCGATCAATTCAGTTCACTTTTGAAGTTTATCGATTCGACTTATCGATTATTGGTCTATATACATGCTTAACTATTATAGAATCATTAAGATATGGGCTTATCaattattagtttatcgatTATTAATCGTTATCAATTCGTTATGGGTTCAACCGTTAAGATTTgacaccaaaaaaatattaaagatcACTTAGAAATTAGGTGATAAACCAAATGAACTGTGCACATGAGTTGACAGATTGCATTTTGCTCAAAAGCAAACATTATCACATTGTAGAATAACCGAGAGTTTGAGACAACCAGAAATACATTATGAAACTAAACTCTAATCCGATAATGAAATAATCAAAACCATTATCAAAATCATTGAACCGATAACCTATTACCGATAAACTAATATCTTTTTTTCAATTCGGGTTATCAATTTcaatttgattttgaaaaatcCTAATTATATCCACTAATCACTATTGATAATTATCATAATAAGTCAACATTATATATCGCTAATCGACATCATCGTTCACCACTATTGTTAGGTATCAATATCATTCAATGTATTAATTATCAATCATTACCACCAACAACACGGTTAATCACTATTGTCAACCAATATACTATAAGATACTGCACATAGCCACCATCATCAGTCAACACCATCACAAATCAACACACACAATCATCAACGTTGATCATCACCATCATCAATTgccaaaaaaaagatttaaacatattttattgatatcaatttagtattttatatgaattttatatttgccatttttaaacaaaaataaattttatacatTCAAATGTTGATAAAATAAAGTCTTAATTATTTGGTATTCAGATCTTAATGcaacatcttaatattcaagTGTGTATTTAAATCCGTACatctaaatcataattcacatctTGATACTTATATGTGCATTATGAAAACAAATTAGGCCTAATAGAATATTAAGGGTCATTTGATACGAGGGATAATAATTTTGggttaaaatataaaattattttattatacattTGATTAGGAATATTAGTTAGTCTCAACATTATTTGGAATAAATTACACTCACTtacctaatatatatatatatatatatatatatatatatatagtaagagAATTTGATCTATCCATCTCATGTGGAAAAATCTACATTGACATCAGGTAGAAGTTGTAATTAAATTTGGTTATTCCTATttcttagtaaaaaaaaaaaagcacatTGTTGTTCATAATACACACAcactttttttataaattttcttcTTACCTTAGTGCACGGCCTgccttttttctttaattatgtAGGTGTATGAAAAGGTAAAATGGCAAAGAAATTACAGTCAAGGGATTCGAAATCTCACCCAGTCAATGTAGTAGTGATAGAAGTCCCATTTATGGATACAAAGTACATCTATAAGCATATAAAATACCGCAAAGAAAAGCTAAAGGTCAACTTTACCATAAAAGCTAAAATTGTAACAGCAATAATGATATTTAGGTACCTGAGAAATCGAAAAACCTTTTATTTTGGTAATAAATATAGTTTTGGATGCAAACAAACAGAGATTAAATCTTTTAAATACATCAATTAAAACACAAATTTCATCAATAGTGGAATTCTATACCCAACAGAGGCAGAGGCAGAGGCAGAGGCAGAGGCAGATAACCTACATGATTTTACGACAGTGATTAAATCCAAACCAGACTCCATTAGGAAGAAGCTTATTATATTTAAAGGTAATAGCAGGACGATCTGAACCGTACACCTTGACGCTCTCCGGTTTCCAGCCGTCCGATCCAACCCTCTTCAAGTAAAGGTAGCAGATCTCGTAAATACAGGGGCCACGGATCTGGAATGTATCCGTTGAGCATCTCTCGAATATCTTCGACGATGGATTATCTATCTTTGGCGCATAGACCTCAAATCCGTAAGCATCTCCAAAAGCAATACTGACTCTATCTCTGGTGTATTTAGGTGAAGAACAACTTGTTTTGATTGTCAATGTGTATGAGCAACGCCTAGCAGCACCGGCGCTCTGATTGGTTTCGATGAAAATTAAGGGTTTTATTGAAGTTGAAGTAATTGATGTTGCTTGCGAGAAACTGAAGAAGAAAGCAACGAAGCTGAGGAACAAGAGCACCAGGAACTGACCACCCATTTTCTTCATCAcctattttgattattgttGAATTTTAATAGCCTCACCAATCACCACCCACAATTTTGGGTCAATGAAAGAGATTTCTATACAACGTGGCTGCTAaaaaatgtaaataaaataaaacttggTCCCACTTTTGTTTCATTTGtcataatattatatttatataattaaaaatatctttttaattattttttttccaatgtTCAAATCAAATTGTACCAGGAAATGTCagttaattaatcaaaattataCAGAGATctctattttttcaaatttgaagtACATAAAATTTGGATCGGCAAACATTACTACTGTAATTATGTGATAaggatatatttttaattaattacatgaattggttataatttaatgaaatttactattatacaaatttgggggttcatatacaaatctctaaagcaaatttggaagaatttgtataatgcagcaagatatacaaatgaaaaaactcaatttatataatgcagcaaaatatacaaacgttaaTAACCAtatcaaatataaatataattatggAGAGTAATTAAAAAAACTATACTCATAAGAATTATTAGACTTAATATGTgtgtcatttttgaaatttttccaaaaaagttTTTGATCATACAGGAGCCCAACAAGTTAAGATTCTTTTTGCAACTAATTACATCAGTGGCCATTCGTAAATTTGTTTACAAATTAATTGGCCTTGACATTTTGtcttacaaaaaaaatagtcaATGGCCACTCGACTGCTGCAAATGTTTCTTCGGACcatttgttaaaaaaattattgatttaatttttttttctcttttttattttttccttttataattgttttaattcttttgttgaaaataaataaatatttatgtcgttttatttttttgtttatttttttatttattaaggtgGAAATGGAtgatagtcaaataaatatcgatacattacataattatttatataatatcgaTACATGATTATACAATAttaatatattacatatacattacataattatttatacatcatatatacatgtttgtacaatatttatacaatatcgatataTTACATACACACTACATGATTATttgtacattatatatacatgtttatatGTCATTTATAAGATATTGATACATCATACATGTTTATACACgatttatacaatatcgatacattacatatatactatataactatttataaaaatattgataCATTGCATATACACCGTAAAGATCATTggaaaaagttttgaaaaaaaggatattttttcattttttaaaaaatgcattaaaaacaaaataaaaagttttttaaaaaaaaataaaaaggaaggaaaaatgaaaaaaagatggAGGAAgggaagcaaaaaaaaaaagcctAATGCCTTGGACTGATTTGGGCCCATGGCCTcttttttggctattttttgtgtaaatagaaatatgagtatatttattataaattaattactttattatatgtatttgaaattagcccattttatttatatattattatacaatatttatGTATCTTATAAATAAAGGGTTACTTAtcaatatgtatatgaaataaaaattatttttaataaagtggtcatatatatgtgtaatatattgatatgtatatataatataataatattgtataaataatgtataattatatataaatgatgtatAACTACATAtttgagatatatatatatctatataattGTTAATACAATAAAGTATTTCAATCTCAATCAACTTAATTCacctcaaaataatttatatttacagcaggttaattttttaaagtctAAGGTTTGAACAAGCTTTCAacatgaaagaaagaagaggaaaaacatTAATGCCCGTAAGAATACGACAAACCAGAATAGAAAAACAGACTGCACTTGAATTTGAAAGTGGTCGAATGACCATTTTatgtaattaataaataattgggtTGTTTTCAGCAATGGGCATTTGTCTAATTTTTCTTGAATCTAGCGCTATATAAAAGTATATAACAAGTTGATtgctatgagcccgtttggatgtgcttaaaaaaaataacttttatgtatgaagtgtttttcaaattttgaagtgctgaaagttatttttataaataattagttgagtgtttggataaaagtgcttatgttgaaaataagtgtttgaattttagggttaaaagaataaaaagggtagtttgggaatttagttaaataataattaatataaaagtaattttcatggtcaaataaaatgactttaagcacttaaaaaaaaaattaaaaattctaactttttatttttaactgactttaagaactttatggcttaaagttaggaCATCAAACGCGACCAACTAAAGCCTAGCTTATAGAGATGAACTTCTTTTGCGAATTTCAATgcaatttttattcaaaatcagTCAAAATCTCTACCAAATTACTCTAGATGTTGGCCACGATCTCCTTAGACTATTTCCAAGTAGTCTAAACAACATTTACCCCAATTAATCTCTCacaaaattaaattcaaaatttaaactcACTTCTTATAACTTAATCAACAATGGTGAGTATTCTTTTTAATATGATTGTCACCTCTCAAATCTTACAAAGCAGGTACTATCATCACGATTTAGTGGATATTTACCTTgagttttttattattattgagttttTCTTTTACTAAAAGAAAAGCACAAGATTTTCATATTTGGCTTATCCTTTTTCTTgtggaaaaatatttattactttATAAATTGAGTTTCATTCCTTCTAATTTGGCAGCATTCACAATATAGCATCAGGGTTTTGAAAGTTTTGTATAAGGAGAGAAACGGTGAGACACAAGTATCACGTTAACACTTGTGAGGTTACGTTAAaacttgtgtgaacctctttttattccgagtgaattgtgtgaggttgTTTCTCTCGATATTGTGTACTATCTCTTTTATATAGTGAATTGTTCATCTCTTCTTGTTGACGTAGGTCGATTGAtcgaaccacgttaaatatttgtctattttggtatatttctcttttgttttgttACTCATGGTCTTTAGATGTTTGTTTTGCTAGCTTCCGCATGACAGATGATTATTTCAGTCCTAACACGAGTTTAGTTCCAAACATAACAACAAATCAACTTTGTCAACTAACAATTAAGGGGTGAATGAGTTGAAGAAGAGAAAAGGAGAAGTGACATAGCTTTCAAATTCTATAAAAGATATAAGCTAAACATTGACTCATTTCAGTTATAAGCTTGAGTTAGGTGACTGAGAGcataaaaatttctatttttaaagTGGATTCAGCTTGCAAAATACATATCAGGTACTTGTAGTAAAGTGACAATACaaaatttgtat
This window encodes:
- the LOC129884601 gene encoding embryo-specific protein ATS3A-like — translated: MVMKMGGHLLFLSLAVFFFSFCQATSITSTSTKSLFFIETNQSAATARSCSYTLSIKTSCSSTKYTRDKISVAFGDSYGFEVHAPRLDNPSSKIFESCSTDTFQIRGLCIYEICYLNLKRVGSDGWKPESVKVYGPDRPAITFKYDKFLPNGVWFGFNHCKKRPV
- the LOC129884603 gene encoding embryo-specific protein ATS3A-like; translated protein: MKKMGGQFLVLLFLSFVAFFFSFSQATSITSTSIKPLIFIETNQSAGAARRCSYTLTIKTSCSSPKYTRDRVSIAFGDAYGFEVYAPKIDNPSSKIFERCSTDTFQIRGPCIYEICYLYLKRVGSDGWKPESVKVYGSDRPAITFKYNKLLPNGVWFGFNHCRKIM